TGATGGGTCCGTACTAGGAACATCAACGGCGGTGTTCGTAGCGGTGGGCATCGATCACTTCACCCGGGAACGGCAATGACCGCAAGTGTCGAAGGGCGAACCAAGCGCTCGCCCCCCTCGACAACGGGCCACGGAAGACGGCGCCTTAGGAATGTCTGGCTGGGCAGCAGACATCGACACCATGGTGAAGGGTGGGAAGTGACATGACCTGGGTCGCGAAGGAACGCCGCTCCTTCGCAGCTAGTTTCCGCGATGCAGATCCCGATGCGCCGACGCTCTGTGACGGGTGGACAACGCGACACCTACTCGCACATGTGGTCCAGCGCGAGCACGCGATCCTGCGCAACATCTGGGACCAGGTGACCACCAAGTCGCCGGGCGAGGAGCGCTTCATGCGGTCGCTCGTCACCCAGGCCGGCAGCCCCCACGGATATGCCGTCCTGGTCGACACGTTGGAGGCAGGACCATCCCGACACTCGTTGATGGGTCGGTTCGATGAGACCTTGAATCTCCTCGAGTACGTCGTCCACCACGAGGACCTGCGCCGCGGATCCGGTCCGGTGCCGCATCGCACGCTCCACGAGGAGGAGGTCCGGGAGCTCTGGCGCCGTGCAAGGCCGATCCTCACGAGGGCCTACCGGAAGGCGCCCGTCGCTGTCCGGCTCGAACCGGACGACAGCGCGCTCACCGCGATCGGTAAGCACTCGAGCGGAGTCGTTCTCTCGGGGGCGCCCCTCGAGCTCGTCCTGCACGCTTTCGGAAGGCGCGAGGCTGCGGACATCGGGATTCAGGGCTCAGCCGACGCAATGCGCTCCTTCGCCGAGTGGTCAGCGCAAAGGTGAGGTCCAGACGATGACGCGACCGCAGTGACGCCGTGGTCATACTGAATGGTCCGTGGGGTAGCAAATTAGGCCGGGAGAAGGGCCTGGATCTGCCAGAGCGCGGTCTTCCGTACTTCCATCACTTCGCGAACTGGCGAAACGCGTCGACTCACGGGCACTTACGACCAGCGAACCCATTCCCTTCAGCGGGCTGTTCACCGTCCGTGCCAGCGCGAAGTCCCGTCAACGCGCCCATGGTCCAGACAAGTTGACCATCAATTCTCCCTCTGACTGTCGAGGCTGATCGCCATGTGGTGCGGATCCGGGAGGCCACCCCACATGGCAGCCCACTGGGCTATGGACTCGATCACCGGCGTCAGCGACTGGCCCTTGGGCGTCAGCATGTAGCGCGG
The nucleotide sequence above comes from Nocardioides massiliensis. Encoded proteins:
- a CDS encoding maleylpyruvate isomerase family mycothiol-dependent enzyme, which encodes MTWVAKERRSFAASFRDADPDAPTLCDGWTTRHLLAHVVQREHAILRNIWDQVTTKSPGEERFMRSLVTQAGSPHGYAVLVDTLEAGPSRHSLMGRFDETLNLLEYVVHHEDLRRGSGPVPHRTLHEEEVRELWRRARPILTRAYRKAPVAVRLEPDDSALTAIGKHSSGVVLSGAPLELVLHAFGRREAADIGIQGSADAMRSFAEWSAQR